In the genome of Paenibacillus pabuli, one region contains:
- a CDS encoding alginate lyase family protein, whose amino-acid sequence MHIKHPTALEVLLNQANESLSANSHAIATWEIPGFYQDTEGHTLAKRRMEKDAQAAYTTALAYRLTGTAAYADKAKEIIMGWAVVNREITGADGPLVSAYLGVGLLLAANEIKEYVDWSKKEREMFTQWMTRVCLPEWDRIPLRNNWWSWSLYAQLVLYRFMDDKLHLAEEVTALKEHLDHSLSIEGFIPEEASRGKHSLWYHYFALAPVTAAAKLVLDTTGEDLFRWVSPGGKSLQYAVEQFFHYVNGHLKEWPYDDNPIFPAQLSGSTWPLDLVEAMANIYQNPDFEHFVAPYRPITGNININSGLYHAYAWIYPELQFQR is encoded by the coding sequence ATGCATATAAAACATCCGACTGCACTTGAAGTTCTTCTTAATCAAGCAAACGAGAGTCTATCTGCGAACAGTCATGCGATTGCCACTTGGGAGATTCCTGGCTTTTACCAGGATACTGAGGGACACACGCTCGCGAAGCGGCGGATGGAAAAGGATGCCCAAGCAGCCTATACGACTGCACTGGCCTACCGGCTGACAGGAACAGCTGCTTATGCAGACAAAGCGAAGGAAATCATCATGGGCTGGGCAGTGGTTAATCGGGAGATTACAGGTGCGGACGGACCATTGGTATCCGCCTATCTGGGGGTTGGACTCCTTCTGGCGGCGAATGAAATCAAAGAATATGTGGACTGGAGCAAAAAGGAGCGAGAAATGTTCACCCAATGGATGACCCGGGTGTGCCTGCCGGAGTGGGATCGAATCCCCCTCCGAAACAACTGGTGGAGCTGGAGTCTGTATGCCCAGTTAGTACTGTATCGTTTTATGGATGATAAGCTTCATTTGGCAGAAGAGGTGACCGCGCTCAAAGAACATCTCGACCACTCCCTCTCCATCGAAGGATTCATTCCGGAAGAAGCGTCCAGAGGCAAGCATTCCCTGTGGTATCATTATTTCGCTCTCGCTCCGGTAACGGCCGCAGCCAAGCTCGTCCTGGACACAACGGGAGAGGATTTGTTCCGCTGGGTCTCACCGGGCGGCAAAAGCCTCCAGTATGCCGTCGAACAATTCTTTCATTATGTCAACGGGCATCTAAAAGAGTGGCCGTATGACGATAATCCGATCTTCCCGGCACAGCTATCTGGCAGCACATGGCCCCTTGATCTGGTTGAGGCGATGGCGAACATCTATCAGAATCCGGACTTTGAACATTTTGTCGCCCCTTACCGTCCAATCACGGGCAATATTAATATCAACAGCGGCCTTTATCATGCTTATGCCTGGATCTATCCCGAGCTGCAATTTCAACGTTAG